The nucleotide window AGTGCTCGATGACGCTGGGGACCGGGTTCTCCAGGTTGCCGAAGGACGCCATGAAGTGGGCCAGCGCGGCGTTGCGGTCGCCGTGCGCGGCCTCGGAGTCGGCCACCGCCTGGTCGAAGGCGAGGTCCGGGTTGCCGCTCTCCTCCCGCAGGAAGTGCAGCATCGAGGTGCTGGCGTCGCCGGTCAGGGTCTGCAGCCGGTCGGTGACCACCAGCGCGCCCGCGTTGATGAACGGGTTGCGCGGGATGCCGTTCTCCGCCTCCAGCTGGACCAGCGAGTTGAACGGCGTGCCCGACGGCTCGCGGCCCACCCGCTTCCAGATGCCGTCCTCGCCGTGGCTGCCGGGGCTCTGAGCCATCACCAGCGCCAGCGAGAAGGTCTTGGAGATGGACTGGACGGAGAACGGGACCTCCCAGTCGCCGACGCCGTACACCGCACCGTGGATGTCGGCCACCGCCATCCCGAAACGGTCCGCGGAGACCCGTTCGAGCGCCGGTATGTAGTCGGCGACACGTCCCTGACGCACCAGCGGCCGGGCGTAGGCCGCTACCTCTTCCAGAACGGCCTGGTAGTCCATGACGCACACGCTAACCCGGCGTGAGCGGCGTCCCCAGGGGAGCCCCCCGCGAGTGACTCCACCCCGCGGCGGGACACCCCCGGCCTCCGCCGGGTACGCCGGGTGGCCCATCCGTCTCGCGCCCCGCGCCCGCATCGCGGAGCCTGGCACGGGAACCCCACGGCGGTCCGCGCCGTTGATCCCTTACGACACGGACCTCACGGAGGTGGCACATGTCAGGGTTTCTCGACCGCGCCAAGGAGCAGGCTCGGCAAGGGCTGGAGGCAG belongs to Streptomyces sp. NBC_01454 and includes:
- a CDS encoding glutaminase, producing MDYQAVLEEVAAYARPLVRQGRVADYIPALERVSADRFGMAVADIHGAVYGVGDWEVPFSVQSISKTFSLALVMAQSPGSHGEDGIWKRVGREPSGTPFNSLVQLEAENGIPRNPFINAGALVVTDRLQTLTGDASTSMLHFLREESGNPDLAFDQAVADSEAAHGDRNAALAHFMASFGNLENPVPSVIEHYFWQCSIEMSCRDLAVAGGFLARHGLRADGSRLLEAREAKRINAVMLTCGTYDAAGEFAYRVGLPAKSGVGGGIIAVIPGRCTLCVWSPGLDARGNSVAGAAALDHFTTLTGWSVF